The following proteins come from a genomic window of Lytechinus pictus isolate F3 Inbred chromosome 1, Lp3.0, whole genome shotgun sequence:
- the LOC129268174 gene encoding uncharacterized protein LOC129268174 yields the protein MDVQELKEEIEALKAALKAREVKAEETGKVQAARPVYVAPGRRLEVFAGRPTRQSDQGVHDWVASVRAQLELRSIKGKEAAAFIREYLEGDARREVSGRGEDIKDDPESIFSVLTKVFGDGNSLPRLQQSFYSFEQGPSFDLLSCSLQLVDLFDRMVQLDPTFKVQREPSLKSRFAEAVRDEALRRELRRLNIESPQLSFFELRDRALEWLGPVQTKRKDASVRTMVADPEVMELLKKQAEQMEQQQKQLDKIALILSRRQPRKTPPGDGKCFNCGEKGHFQKDCRKPKKENPDLNG from the coding sequence ATGGACGTGCAGGAGCTCAAAGAGGAAATCGAGGCGCTGAAGGCGGCACTGAAGGCCAGAGAGGTGAAGGCGGAGGAGACTGGGAAGGTGCAAGCTGCCAGGCCGGTCTACGTAGCTCCAGGAAGGCGCCTGGAGGTCTTCGCGGGTAGGCCAACTCGCCAATCTGACCAGGGAGTCCACGATTGGGTAGCCAGTGTCAGGGCCCAGCTAGAGCTCAGGAGCATCAAGGGGAAGGAAGCAGCGGCTTTCATCCGAGAATACCTCGAAGGTGATGCCAGGAGGGAGGTAAGCGGGAGGGGAGAAGATATAAAAGATGACCCTGAATCGATCTTCTCCGTATTAACCAAAGTATTTGGTGACGGAAATTCACTACCAAGGCTCCAACAGAGCTTTTACTCATTCGAACAGGGACCTTCTTTTGACCTTCTGAGCTGCTCACTACAGTTGGTAGACCTGTTCGACAGAATGGTTCAGCTGGATCCTACCTTCAAGGTCCAGCGCGAGCCATCTCTGAAGAGCAGGTTTGCCGAGGCAGTGAGGGATGAGGCTCTAAGGAGGGAGCTGAGGAGGCTTAATATAGAGTCTCCGCAGCTTTCTTTCTTTGAGCTTCGAGATAGGGCTCTGGAGTGGCTAGGACCAGTCCAGACAAAACGGAAGGACGCTTCGGTGAGGACCATGGTTGCGGACCCGGAAGTGATGGAGCTGCTGAAGAAACAGGCCGAGCAGATGGAGCAGCAGCAGAAACAACTGGACAAGATCGCATTAATCTTGTCCAGGCGTCAACCCCGGAAGACTCCACCTGGTGATGGGAAATGTTTCAACTGCGGCGAAAAGGGGCATTTCCAGAAGGACTGTAGAAAGCCAAAGAAGGAGAACCCAGATTTAAACGGGTAA